One genomic segment of Pseudodesulfovibrio sp. JC047 includes these proteins:
- a CDS encoding SDR family oxidoreductase has product MTQTALITGATAGFGKAMAERYAAEGWQVIVTGRRTDRLAELQEALAPAQVHTIAFDIQDKAACFAAVEQLPEAFKRVDVLVNNAGLALGLDPAQSCNLDDWETMIDTNIKGLMYMTRALLPSMVERDKGHIVNLGSVAGTYPYPGGNCYGGTKAFVNHFSKNLLADLLGTKIRVTNIEPGLCESEFSVVRFKGDTTSADNVYQGTDPIKPEDIAEIVYWTTTLPAHININALEVMPVDQAFSPFAINRK; this is encoded by the coding sequence ATGACACAGACAGCGTTGATAACAGGAGCCACGGCCGGATTTGGCAAGGCCATGGCCGAACGATATGCAGCAGAAGGATGGCAAGTCATCGTCACAGGCCGGAGAACCGACCGATTGGCCGAGCTTCAAGAGGCACTTGCCCCGGCGCAGGTTCACACCATCGCGTTTGACATTCAGGACAAGGCCGCCTGTTTCGCCGCGGTCGAGCAGCTTCCAGAAGCCTTCAAAAGAGTCGATGTGCTCGTGAACAACGCGGGTCTGGCTCTGGGGCTTGACCCGGCTCAATCCTGCAATCTCGACGATTGGGAGACCATGATTGACACGAATATCAAGGGGTTGATGTACATGACCCGCGCCCTGCTTCCCTCCATGGTCGAACGGGACAAGGGACACATCGTCAATCTCGGGTCCGTGGCCGGGACCTATCCGTACCCCGGCGGCAACTGCTATGGCGGCACCAAGGCGTTCGTGAACCACTTTTCCAAAAACCTGCTTGCGGATTTGCTCGGCACCAAAATCCGCGTCACCAACATCGAACCAGGACTCTGCGAATCGGAATTTTCCGTCGTCCGTTTCAAAGGCGACACGACCTCCGCAGACAATGTCTATCAGGGAACAGATCCCATCAAACCCGAAGACATCGCCGAAATCGTCTACTGGACCACGACCCTGCCCGCACATATCAATATCAATGCGCTCGAAGTCATGCCAGTTGACCAGGCCTTCTCGCCTTTCGCGATCAACAGGAAATAA
- a CDS encoding branched-chain amino acid ABC transporter permease: MEFFIQQLINGITLGGVYALIALGYTMVYGIIQLINFAHGEFFAAGGYMGVILISYLAAQGLHPYACLGISLVLSMGYCALLAMAVERLAYKPLRHASRLAALLSALGMSIFLQNGLMLTQGVYDKPYPTEITSGGFEWGLVSVSYMQIFIVALTAFLLVGLNVLVFKTRIGRAMRATSQDKIMSALVGINSNRIIAITFAIGAGLAAAAGIMVGLYYGSVNYSMGFVPGIKAFAAAVLGGIGNITGALVGGLIIGMVEIFAAGYISGEYKDVFAFIILIGVLYFRPTGIMGENVDDTRV, encoded by the coding sequence TTGGAATTTTTCATACAACAATTGATTAATGGTATCACGCTCGGTGGTGTCTATGCGTTGATCGCCTTGGGTTACACCATGGTCTATGGCATCATCCAGCTCATCAATTTTGCCCATGGCGAGTTTTTTGCTGCGGGTGGGTATATGGGCGTGATCCTGATTTCTTATCTGGCGGCTCAGGGATTGCATCCCTATGCCTGCCTGGGCATTTCTCTGGTCTTGTCCATGGGATATTGCGCGTTGCTCGCCATGGCCGTGGAACGACTGGCTTACAAGCCGCTCAGGCACGCCTCGCGTTTGGCGGCACTGCTGTCCGCGCTCGGCATGTCCATTTTTCTGCAAAACGGGCTGATGCTCACGCAGGGAGTGTACGACAAACCCTATCCCACGGAGATCACTTCGGGCGGGTTCGAGTGGGGGCTGGTTTCGGTCTCCTACATGCAGATTTTCATTGTGGCTCTGACAGCGTTTCTGCTGGTCGGGTTGAACGTGCTGGTTTTCAAGACCCGGATCGGACGGGCCATGCGGGCCACGTCGCAGGACAAGATCATGTCTGCTCTGGTTGGGATTAATTCGAATCGTATCATTGCGATCACGTTCGCCATTGGCGCGGGGTTGGCCGCGGCTGCCGGGATCATGGTCGGGCTGTATTACGGGTCGGTCAATTATTCCATGGGATTTGTCCCTGGTATCAAGGCCTTTGCCGCAGCCGTGCTTGGCGGCATTGGGAATATCACCGGCGCGCTCGTCGGTGGGCTGATTATCGGTATGGTTGAAATCTTTGCCGCCGGATATATTTCCGGTGAGTACAAGGACGTGTTCGCCTTCATCATCTTGAT
- the qmoC gene encoding quinone-interacting membrane-bound oxidoreductase complex subunit QmoC has protein sequence MSNTVKVQPDLTFVKELQAVGGDSLKKCYQCATCSVVCPLSPADNPYPRKEMVWAQWGLKDRLVNDIDIWLCHNCGTCSTLCPRGAKPGDLLAALRNMAYRSLAPLPIIGKWMSSSSGLLPLAAIPALFYGIVWFIMGSKVGSLLPTFNWDAASHAWIPAADGEIVFGGLFPGDYVIDPVFILVFLFMIWGFYAGVRNMLNGFKKQPKTFIVGRKEEPSFLACLFDTAKYEILQHTQFLDCNEADADEMDIQRATGHRWLMFAFIALMIVTGTVAAGHWGGWLLRNLGITGLGDIVSAIGHTPMPFYHPIKLLALVGAGLGVYGLMAVTKRRINLDETKQSSSWYDWYLISLIWTLFLTGIFAMVFRVLGVAVLAYPIYYIHLIGVFMLLAYLPWSKLGHLVYRTVALSYAKKIGRIPMGADK, from the coding sequence ATGTCAAATACCGTCAAGGTACAACCGGACCTTACGTTCGTTAAAGAGTTGCAAGCCGTGGGCGGCGACTCCCTGAAAAAATGCTACCAGTGCGCCACCTGTTCGGTGGTGTGCCCCTTGTCTCCGGCTGACAACCCATACCCCCGCAAGGAAATGGTCTGGGCGCAGTGGGGACTCAAGGACCGTCTGGTTAATGATATTGATATCTGGCTCTGCCACAACTGCGGAACCTGTTCGACCCTGTGTCCCCGTGGTGCCAAGCCAGGCGATTTGCTGGCTGCCCTGCGGAACATGGCGTACAGGAGCCTCGCACCGTTGCCGATCATCGGCAAATGGATGTCCAGCTCCAGCGGTTTGCTGCCTTTGGCCGCAATCCCTGCGCTTTTCTACGGCATTGTGTGGTTCATCATGGGAAGCAAGGTTGGCTCTTTGCTGCCGACCTTCAACTGGGATGCTGCGAGTCATGCCTGGATTCCCGCTGCCGATGGCGAAATCGTCTTCGGCGGATTGTTTCCGGGTGACTATGTGATTGACCCTGTGTTCATCCTGGTCTTCCTCTTTATGATCTGGGGATTTTATGCCGGTGTGCGTAACATGCTCAATGGCTTCAAAAAACAGCCCAAGACTTTTATCGTCGGGCGAAAAGAAGAGCCGAGCTTCCTGGCCTGTCTGTTTGACACCGCCAAGTATGAAATATTGCAGCACACCCAATTCCTTGATTGTAACGAAGCCGATGCCGACGAAATGGACATCCAACGTGCAACAGGTCACCGTTGGTTGATGTTCGCTTTCATCGCTCTGATGATCGTTACCGGCACTGTTGCCGCCGGTCACTGGGGTGGCTGGCTGCTGCGAAATCTTGGCATCACCGGCTTGGGTGATATCGTGTCCGCCATTGGACACACCCCCATGCCATTCTATCATCCGATCAAATTGCTGGCACTGGTTGGTGCCGGACTGGGTGTGTACGGGCTGATGGCCGTGACCAAACGTCGCATCAATCTCGACGAAACCAAGCAATCCTCCAGTTGGTATGACTGGTACCTGATCTCCTTGATCTGGACCCTCTTCCTGACTGGTATTTTCGCCATGGTTTTCCGTGTACTCGGTGTGGCCGTCCTGGCGTATCCCATTTACTACATTCACTTGATCGGTGTGTTTATGCTGCTTGCGTACTTGCCGTGGTCCAAGTTGGGTCACCTCGTGTATCGTACCGTGGCATTGTCCTACGCCAAGAAAATTGGCCGCATCCCCATGGGCGCTGACAAATAG
- a CDS encoding branched-chain amino acid ABC transporter substrate-binding protein, which produces MKRVFMLVVALAAMGLMLAGCGGENEKAGQVLKIGTMSPLTGPYAADGNDIRQGTEIAVEVIMEQGGISGFTDIMIFPQDTACDPKQAVAAANKLINEEVTGVVGAYCSSSTIPASETLAEEDVIMITPGSTNPQVTERGLPYMFRTCGRDDHQAPAAVRFMKDVEKVQSVFIIDDKTTYSQGLAEGVALAAKAEGITVLDHDHVNQGDKDFSAVLTKVKAAKPDLLYISLQNSATGALMVIQAKRMGIDATLMGQDAVYHPKLIEIAKADSDGMYCTFGAIDKDAPKYKEFQTKYKEKTGNNPGAYSAYSFDSAMAYLLAVKAAGTTDPAKVRDAMLALDFTGASKQLKYAANGDSGSNYVVYKVVDGTFTPYWNSLTGEMY; this is translated from the coding sequence ATGAAACGTGTATTCATGCTGGTTGTGGCCCTGGCCGCTATGGGTTTGATGCTCGCGGGGTGTGGCGGGGAGAATGAAAAGGCCGGACAGGTCTTGAAAATCGGGACCATGTCGCCGTTGACGGGACCATACGCGGCGGATGGTAATGACATTCGTCAGGGGACTGAAATTGCGGTTGAAGTCATCATGGAACAAGGGGGAATCTCCGGGTTCACGGATATCATGATTTTCCCGCAGGACACGGCGTGTGATCCGAAACAGGCGGTTGCTGCGGCCAACAAGCTTATTAATGAAGAAGTCACCGGGGTCGTTGGAGCGTATTGTTCCAGCTCGACAATTCCTGCATCCGAAACCCTGGCCGAAGAAGATGTCATCATGATTACGCCAGGTTCAACCAATCCGCAGGTCACTGAACGCGGTTTGCCCTACATGTTTCGAACCTGTGGTCGCGATGACCATCAGGCACCGGCTGCGGTGCGGTTCATGAAGGATGTGGAAAAGGTGCAGTCCGTATTCATTATCGATGACAAGACGACCTATTCTCAAGGGTTGGCGGAAGGCGTTGCCCTGGCTGCCAAGGCTGAGGGGATCACGGTGCTGGATCACGACCATGTGAATCAGGGGGACAAGGACTTTTCCGCAGTGCTGACCAAGGTCAAGGCCGCCAAGCCGGACCTGCTGTATATTTCCCTGCAAAACTCCGCCACGGGTGCGCTGATGGTCATTCAGGCCAAGCGTATGGGCATTGATGCCACACTGATGGGACAGGATGCCGTGTATCATCCCAAGCTGATCGAAATCGCCAAGGCGGATTCTGATGGCATGTATTGCACCTTTGGCGCGATCGACAAGGACGCGCCGAAGTACAAGGAATTCCAGACCAAGTACAAGGAAAAGACCGGCAACAATCCCGGTGCGTATTCAGCGTATTCCTTTGACTCTGCCATGGCATACCTGTTGGCGGTCAAGGCTGCCGGGACCACTGATCCGGCCAAGGTTCGGGATGCCATGTTGGCACTCGATTTTACCGGAGCGTCCAAACAGCTCAAGTATGCGGCCAATGGTGATTCCGGTTCCAACTATGTCGTGTACAAGGTCGTGGATGGCACGTTCACGCCGTATTGGAATTCCCTGACAGGCGAAATGTATTAA
- a CDS encoding ABC transporter ATP-binding protein: MAHLILDDIGVRFGGLQALTDVSFSVGQGEVVGLIGPNGAGKTTVFNVITGVYKAFHGTVSYDGTRVTGLRPYQVLAMGIARTFQNIRLFQNMTALENCMVAQHSRSKTGVIGAVLRSPRQRREEEQIAEKSHKALEFMGLGEMADEVASNLPYGHQRRLEIARALASEPHTILLDEPAAGLNPAESLELMDFIGHITDLGINVLMVEHDMKVVMGICNRIVVLDHGVVIAEGLPGEIQKDPAVIEAYLGQ, from the coding sequence ATGGCACATCTTATTCTTGACGATATTGGTGTTCGATTTGGCGGACTACAGGCTTTGACTGATGTCTCTTTTTCTGTGGGGCAGGGCGAAGTTGTGGGGCTGATTGGACCAAACGGCGCAGGGAAGACCACGGTCTTCAATGTAATTACCGGCGTGTACAAGGCCTTTCATGGGACGGTTTCATACGATGGAACCCGTGTGACCGGGTTGAGACCGTATCAGGTCCTGGCTATGGGCATTGCCCGAACATTTCAAAATATCCGTTTGTTTCAAAACATGACGGCCTTGGAAAACTGCATGGTTGCCCAACACAGCCGGTCCAAAACCGGAGTGATTGGAGCCGTCCTGCGCAGTCCGCGCCAGCGTCGAGAAGAAGAACAGATTGCGGAAAAATCACACAAAGCCCTTGAATTTATGGGTTTGGGTGAAATGGCCGACGAAGTGGCTTCCAATTTGCCCTATGGCCATCAGCGACGGCTTGAAATTGCACGCGCTTTGGCCAGCGAGCCGCATACCATCCTGCTTGATGAACCTGCGGCGGGATTGAATCCGGCCGAGTCGTTGGAGCTGATGGATTTCATCGGGCATATCACCGACCTTGGGATCAATGTCCTGATGGTGGAGCACGATATGAAAGTGGTCATGGGGATCTGCAATCGAATTGTCGTGTTGGACCATGGGGTCGTGATTGCCGAGGGATTGCCTGGGGAAATCCAGAAGGATCCTGCCGTGATCGAAGCATATTTGGGCCAGTAG